ATCAAATCCGGCGCCTCCAAGGACTCCGTGGTCAACATCGCCTGAACCTTCGTCTCGGCCCCCATCCCGCCCCTCTTCCCGCTCTCCCGCGATCTCACACAATGACTGAAAACGTCTCCATCATCGGACTTGGAAAACTCGGCGCCAGCATGGTTGCCGGCATGGCCTCACGCGGCCTCAACGTCATCGGCGTCGACATCAACCGCAATGCGGTCGATGCTGTGAACGCCGGCCGCGCGCCCGTCCAGGAAACCGGGTTGGATGAGATGATCGGCCAGCACCGCGAGCGCATCCGCGCCACCCTCGATACCACCGAGGCGGTGCTCCAGTCCGACATCAGTTTTGTGATCGTGCCGACTCCGAGCGACGAGCGCGGGGCCTTCACGCTGCAATACGCGTCCTATGCGTTCAAAGCGCTCGGCCAGGCGTTGAAGAAGAAGGACGGTTACCACGTCATCGTGCTCACCAGCACGGTTCTCCCTGGTGCCACCCGCCATGGTCTGCTGCCCATTCTGGAGAAAGAATCCGGCAAAGTCTGCGGCCGCGACTTCGGTCTCTGCTACAATCCCGAGTTCATTGCGCTGGGATCGGTCATCCGCGACTTCCTGAATCCCGACTTCTACCTGCTCGGGCAGTTCGACGAGCGCTCCGGCGACTTGCTCGAATCGGTCCACAACAAGGTGTCCGAGAACGCCGCGCCGGTGAAGCGCATGACCATCGAGAACGCCGAGTTGGCCAAGATCGCGGTCAACAGCTACGTCACCATGAAGATCTCCTTCGCCAACATGCTGTCGGAGTTCTGCGAGAACATCCCGGGTGGTGACGTCGACGTGGTTTCCGATGCCCTCGGCATGGACAAGCGCATCGGGCGCAAATACCTCACCGGCGGTTTCGGTTTTGGTGGCCCCTGCTTCCCCCGCGACAACGTCGCGCTCAACTTCATGGGCAACTCGCTCGACGTCGACAGCCGCCTCTTGGCCGAAAACGACGACTACAACCGCAACCTCGCCAAACGCTACGTCGCCCGCCTCCAGCGCGACCTGCCGAAGGGCGCCAATGTGGCGGTCCTCGGTCTCGCCTACAAAGCCCACTCTCACGTTATCGAGGAATCCCCCGGCATCCTGCTGTGCAAAGCCCTCTCCGAGGCCGGCTATCGCGTGATCGGCCACGACAATCTGGCGGCCCCTTACGCGGAAACCGCGTTGAAGATGAGCTCGCTGGTAACCGACTCCCTCGAGGAAGCCCTCAAAGACGCCCAAGTGGTGCTCATCACCACCAACGATCCGGACTACCTCGCCCTCACCGCCGACCAAGTCGCTCGCGACCAGGACAGCGTCACGATCGTCGACTTCTGGCGGACCCTCGGTCACTTGGCAGAGGACTCGCGCGTGCGCTACCTCCCCATGGGTCGCTGTCTCGACGACGCCGGCGCCGCCGAAAAACTCGAGCCGCTCTGGACGTCCTAAGTCCGGCATAGATTCGGCTTACGGGACCCCAGCCAAACAAGAAATGTCGACCCGCCGACCAATCGAGGAGCGACCAAATCGGGTTACAAACCGATGGATGTGGCTCACGTGGGTAACGGCTTGGGCATTGGGAAACCTCTCACTGCTTTTATTTCGCGAAGGGTTTCCCTTTCCTCCCTTCGATCAAATCGACACCTGGTTTTACACGGGGTTCATGTGGAACCTTACGCGTTGGAATGAGCTCTACCCCTCTACCTACTATGCAGCGCGAGTGAGCTGGCTCTTCCCTGCCGCACTGATCCACTCTCTCCTTCCTGCAATCTGGGCCAATATCGTCCTCAAAATGACGTTCTCTGGCCTCTTGTCTTGGGCGTGGGGATTCATCGGTTGGCGAGTAGGTGGGAAGAGCGTGGCCACCACCGGCGTTCTATTGGCCGTTTTTGCGCCCCAAGTCATTATTGCGCTTCACGGCGACTACACCGACACCGCCTTCTTGGTCTACTCCGCGCTCGCGGTTGCATTCATATTTGGGGCCGCAACCTCCAAACACGCCTGGCTTTGGATGATCGGAGTGGGGGTCGCCTTAACCTTCACCGGTTTGGCGAACATAGGTATTTTAACCTTTGTCGGGGTGGGAATCGTGCTCTTCCACTTAATGTGGATCCCGGGCACGTTCTTAACCCAACTGCTCCGGCTGGCCGGATACGTCTGCACTGCTGCGGCGACAATCGGCATTTTGCAGTGGATCCACTACAAAATGGGCGGAAACGAGTTCCTTTTTGCGGCTCAGATACGTCTGGCAAATATCCTCAATACCGAGGGCACTGCGAACGAATGGTTCATCCCGGGATGGGACTGGGCCGTGCAGGCCACCCAACTCGTTTTACCCGCCTCTGCGGTATTTGGCGGCGCGGCCTACCTGTTCACCTCCAAACGGTGGTATTCGGAGTCAAATCACGCGATTCTGTCACTTTTGGCGGGCCTTTGCATGTCGTTGATGATCGCGGGCTACCTGCAATTTCGCGGCACAATGGCACTGAGCTCATTCTACTATTCTGTCGCGTTTCTCTCCCTGAGCATCCCGCTCCTACTGGCCTTGCTCGGGAAATTCAGCCTCTCGGAAACCGCATCCAAGTGGTGGAGCCTGTTTACCGCCGGCGCACTCGCGTTTGTTGCCCTCGTGCCTTGGCCCATGCTTTATAGTAAAGGGTTTTTATGGTGGCGAACGATCTGGGGTGATTCAGAAGCATTCCTCTTTGGCAGTTGGGGTATTATTTCCATAGCCGCCGCACTACTCCTCGGCGTTCGAAATCGGTTCTCCTTCATTCGCCGGATCCACCCGACCATCTACCTCGTTGCTGTGGTTTACCTGAGTATGCCGAGAACCTTTCCGCATTTCAGCTACTCGGACCGCCTGCAACAACGCTACTCAGCGATCTACCAAGCGACGCAATACCTTCAGGAAACGACCGAGCAAAAACCGCTCTTCTGGATAAACCCCGATTTCGATGACGCGTGGTCCCTCGCATCGGTGCACATTTACGGCTTCAGCCTCTACACCATGGACCCCTTCCCTGAGGTTTCGGATCCGTTTCTAACCCCCAGCCCAGTGGTGCTCGCAGTTGAACCGGGAAAAGGCGAAGAGGCGCTAGTTGCAGCACAAGACCGCCTTGCTCGCTCAGGTTTTTCCGTCGAAAACCTGAAAACAAAGAGAATCGACGCGAACGATGGAATCGGGTTCGACCTATTAGTGTTTGATGTCGGTCTCCTCCCCATCGATCCCGCCTCTCCCCCCGCTGACATCAAGCCACTTCAAATCATCAGCGCTTTAGAGTATTCCGGAGAGCACTCTTACCTGAAAGAGCTGGGCTTTTTTAATCACAATGGCGGACATGTTTCCATTCAAACCACCGACCATGTCGCAAGGTTTGTTCGAACAACGCCCATCGATTACGCATTCACCCATTGGCGCGAACTCCCCAAAACAGGTCATAGTCGCCACCTCATCATTGAGTTCTACTTCAATCATGGAGGGCATACCAAAGTCGCCATCGAAGATGAACACCTCCGCCAGTTCCACATCATGGACTTTACCGAACCGGGGCGTCATGTTCGCCAACTGCCGGTGCCCAACGATTCAAAGTTTTTCCGCTTTCGCTTCTACTCCCCCACCGAAGAAAGTGCGCCCCTTCCAACCAATATCATTATTCACGAAGCACCTAAATAACTTTGGGGAGTTCCCCGGAACCACTCACTCCTCTGGTATACGCACTCTTACGCTAAACCCGACGCCTGATTCGAAGGGCAGCTCAAAAACCACTTTATCGGAACACCTCCACATTTGATTTAAATCACGTGGCGAAAACAGACCAAAACACAACCTGCCCTGTTTGCGGTGGCATTTCTAAGTATTCGGGAGAACACACCGAAGCGACCATCATGCGCTGCACTGCTTGCGGTCACCGCTATAGCTTGCTCAAGGGAGAACCCGAAAGCTATTCCGCCGAGTATTTCTTGGAGGCTCACCGAAATTGGTTCAATAATCCCAACACTCCTTTATTCCAAAAAGTTACTGATGGATTGAGGGAGCTTCCGGCTGGAGCCCGCGTCCTTGATGTGGGTTGCGGCAAGGGCGATTTTCTCAAATACCTGCACGGTCAACGACCAGACCTCGAACTCTGCGGTTTGGATCTTAGTCCAAATCAAGACGTGCCCGGCATAACATTCGTCCAGAGCCTGGTTGAAGAATACGAACCCACTGAACCTTATGATGCTTTGGTCACCATGGCGGTGATCGAACATATCGACGACATCCAAGGTTTTGCCCAGAAGCTCAGCGACCTTGTCAAACCCAATGGGTTGGTTGTAGTAATGACCCTCGACGACACTAGTTTACTCTACAAACTCGGTCGGCTATTCCGAAAATTCGGAATCAACATCATATACAACCGGATTTACCAAGCCCATCACCTCAACCATTTTAATCGTGTCAGCTTACAGACTCTTTTGGAGCGCGCCGACATGGAATTGGTCGAATACCACGGGCATAACGTCCCACTTGCAGCGATCGACATTCCTGCAACTGGCTTACTCCAAAAGGTTTTAAGGGCTGGAGTCTGGGGCGTCTTTAATCTCAGCGAACTGACCGGAAATACCTATCTACAAACCTTGTTCATGCGTTCAAAGAGGTAATTAGCAGTAGCTATACCACATCAGAAGCGCCAAGGTTGAGGCTCCCCGCCCCCAAGCCTAAACGCTTTTTATAAAACCATCACCTGGACCTACGCAACCTGACGTAGTATTGAGCCCCCATAGGTATGGCTGAAAGCCAAGGTTCCACAAAGCGAAGGAAGGACAGTTGAGCCGGAAAGAACAATGTGTAGCCCGACTTGTCCAACTCCAAACCGGCCCCTCTCGCGATCGAAACCGTTTCGCTCCGCGGCAGCATGACCGCGTTTACATCGAAGGGGCATCGCTCAAAAATCCGCTTTGTGACCGGGTTGTAGGGGTTATGTTCGAAAATATACATAACCCCGGATTCCTTCAGAACCCGCGCACAGGCTTTCAGGGCATCAGATTGTTCTGATTTCGGTATGTGATGGAAGACATTGGCCGCGAAGATTAGATCAAATTCTTGATTTTGAATCTCATCCATATCCAAAACAAATTTGGCATTAGGATTATTCGCTCTCGCCTGCTTCACTGAATCTTCTGAAACATCAAATCCCCAAATCTCAGCTCGCGGAAAATATGAGGCGAGAAATTCAATACTTCGTCCCGGACCACATCCAAAATCCAAGATCCGCTCTGGAGCGCGCTCCTTAAGCTGCTGATTAATCAGCTTAATCTTGTATTCCGCAAAGTAGACATTCTCAGCCATCCCTGGCGGCATTGCTCCCGCCAATACGGCATCGTAGTTCGTGGCGAACTTATCGAATTCTTTCTCACTCATTCGATTTATTAGCAACGTTCACCAGCCGCCCAACACTAAACTGCGGCTTTTTGTTCAGCTTCAAATATGTGCGCCCCATATACTCGCCAATCATCCCAAGACAAAGAGTTTGTATTCCGCCGATGAATAGAATGGTGGTGACGACCGATGCCCACCCAGCTTGGATATCTGGATACATCAACTTTCCGACAACTACCGCCACCAACATAAGCATGCTAAGAAACGAGAGAGTAATACCCAGAAAGGAAACCACTCTCAAGGGGAATACCGAGAAGCTGGTGGCCATTTTCAGCCATAGGGATACTGAATTTATAAGATTGTAGTTACCAGCCCCCGACTCCCGCTCTTGGTGCTCAATATCAATTGTAGCAATCGATCGAGTCACGTCTAAGATCAAACCATCGATATAGGGATAAGGACCGTCATAGCGAACAATCTCATTCACGACCTCGCGGCGCATGGCCTTGAACGATGAAAGGTAAAGCCCGGTAGGTTTACTCAACAAACGCGTCGCCACCCAATCGTTAAAACGACTGCCAACCTTTTTCCAGAGCGCATGCTTTCGGTTACGATAATTCGTGTAACACACATCGTAACCCTCCTTAAGGGCGGAAAGAAGTTCCGCAATCGCTGAAGGAGGATGCTGTAGGTCATCATCCATTATAACTACATAACAGCCACTGCTGAGGTTAAGCCCGGCCATAGTGGCGTTATGTTGGCCAAAATTGCGTCGCAACCCAACCCCCTTGACCCATGGGTTTGCTGTCGCCAGTTCAAGGATAACATCCCAGCTGTTATCCGGACTGGCATCATTTACCAAAATCAACTCGAACTGCCCCTCGAGCCCCAAGGCCTTCATTTCCGTTGCGACCACCGCTACCAGCTTCGGCAAAATGGATTCGCTCCGATAAACCGGAACGACTATCGACAGAACGGGAGCGTCATCCATTTTACCCATAATACTTCCTCACCAGATTATCCAGATACGCATCATTAAAACCAAGCGAAAGCGTGCGGAGAATTTCAGCAATGCCTGCGATATCGACCTCATACGCTCCCCCCTTTTTTTCTTCGACGGTCGAAGCTTTCACCCCCAGCACACGTTCAAATGACTCAATGATCTCCCCCACTCGATAATTCCGGGGATTTGCGACGTTCAAAACTCTGTTTTGCCCCGTCCCTTGATCAATGATCGCAGCGCAGATACGCTCGATATCGTCGATATCCAAGAGATTGCGCTTAGCCCCGGTCCAGACCTTTACCTGCGCTCCCGCTCGAATCTTGTTGTAGAGACTATTTAAGAGGGTGTGTGGGTTTGCCGAGCGCCCCACTGCTTGGGGTAATCTCACGATAAGAAAATTATTCGATTCGCTGACCAATCGTTCCATGGCCAGTTTGTGCTTCACATACAGCGTCTGCGCCCGATCAGGATCGTAGATGCTGCATGTGCTGAAATACACCAACATGCATTCAGGTTGCAATTCCTTCAGGGTAGTCGAGAGCCGATCCTTCTCCCGGGCAAACTCCCCTGCATCGACACAGGAAGAATTGGAAACACCAGCGGCGTAGACACACACGTTCTCGGTGGCCTCAAACCTCCGCAGAAATACACCTGCCAATAGACCTGATCCGACAACCATGACCTAACTGGCGAGAATTGAGGCTAGCTGCCTTTCGAAGTTTACCATTCCCATGTGCTCAAACGGGAACTTTTCGTGAGCGCCACATGGTGCAGCAAGCATTTTGTCTCCCCTCCCCAAGACCAACCCGTTTCTGCGCTCCTTTATTTTGTCGCCGCAAGCACGCCCGTCCCATCAGCCGAGGGTATGCGAGGGACAGCCGAAGCGCCATCGTTCTTACCTTCCCCCTGCCCCCCCGCCTTCCCAGACACGCCCTAAAGCGGTCAGTGAACGCCTCCTGCGCTTACCGCTCTACAATACCCTGGATGACGCCACTCAGGACCGTGTGATTGAGGCAATTCTGGACTTCGCCTGAGACCGCCTCTCAGGCCTTGCCTCCGAAGGAAGCAGGCGTTGGCCTCTTCCCTTTTAACACGTCCATGACCCAATCTGCGTTCGAACCTTACCTGTCCGTAGTCTGCGCCTCGCGCAACGACGACCACGGCGGCGACCCCCTCATCCGCACCCAAATTTTCGTCAACTGCCTGGCGCGCCAATGCGAAGCCCTGCAGCTGCCGACCGAACTCATCATCGTTGATTGGAACCCCGTCGCCGGTCGCCCCGGCCTCGCTGGCGTTCTGCAGCTCCCGGAGGGCTCCACCTACTGCCGCGGCCGCGTCATCACCGTCCCGACGGAGCTGCATCGCCGCTACAAGTATTCCGAAAAGCTGCCGTTCCTGCAGATGATCGCCAAGAACGTCGGCATCCGTCGCGCCAAGGGCCAATTCGTCCTCGCGACCAACATCGACATCATCTTCTCCGCCGAACTGATGGCCTTCATCGGCAAGCAGCGCCTCGACCCGTCCAAAATGTATCGCGTCGACCGCTACGACATCAAAGCCGGCATCCCCCTCGACTTCACCCTGGAGCAGACGCTCGACTACGCGTGGAAGAACCCCCTGCGCAACAACCGTCGCTTTGGCCCCGCCGCCGTCGTCGAACACCTCTACGGCGACAATCCGCACCGCAAGGAGTGCATCCCCAACCCGGATTTCTTCGAAACCGTGCATGGTTTTGAGGCCATCCAGCACGACGGCGCCTGGCTCATCTGCCCGCAGCGTGACACCCTCATGGGCGAGATTCACACCAACGCCTGCGGCGACTTCACCCTGCTCGCCCGCGAAGCTTGGGAGCAAATCGCCGGCTACGCCGAGTTCGCCAGCTACTCCTTCAACATCGACAGCGTCGGCGTTTATGCCGCCCATTACGGCGGCTTCGAGGAGGTCTCGTTGTTGCCGCCGTGCGTGTGCTTCCACATCGAGCACAGCCTCGGCTCCGGCTGGACCCCGGAAGGCGAAAAGAAGCTTTTCGAGCGCCTCAACAACGCCGAAATCCTCAATCCCGAGTGGCCCGTGCTCAACGACCTCATTGAGCAGATGAAGGTCAGCGACGCGCCCATACCCCTCAACGACGCTGAGTGGGGCCTCGCCCCCTTCGAGTTGCCGGAGGAGCCGATCGAAGTGGGCGCCTTTCACGCCTCTCCCGATCATCCGTGGCCCCAGCAGGACTGGCCGCCCGCCTCCGTCAGCGCGATCAAACCGGGCTTCGATCTGGACCGCATGACCCTCTGGTATGAGCGCAAGCTCGGTGAGGGGCGTTATGGCCGCAAGGATCCGGACCAGACCCACGTGGTGCAGATCTTTGTTCCCGACGCCAACAACGCTCACTCCGAGGAACGTTGCTTCAACCTCGAGACCCACCTCGATGGCGACGAAACCCACTACGTCGCCATCGACGACTACTTCCCCGGCACCACCCTGCGCTTCGATCCGGCTTACAAGCCCGGTATCATTGAGATCCACGATTTCACGATCATGGAGCCTCAAAGCGGCCGAGTCCTCTGGAGCATTCAGGACTGTGCCAAAGCCCGCCTGGGCGTCTGGGGCACCACCCGCGTGCTCTCTTCGCCGCCTGACTCGGCAAATGAACTGCGCCTGCTGGTCAACGGCTGGGATCCCCAGCTCTGGCTGCCGCCGCTGCCCACGCACCAACAATCCATCATGGTGCGCTTTCGCATGACGCACCTCCCCTACTCGCGGTTCGAGGCACAGTAACGCTCCTTCGGGCTTCGCCGCTGGCCTGGTGATTCCCTGCATCCATCCAACGTCAGTCACGTTGCCCGCCGCCTGTTCCACACCTGCCCTTCTGCACCACCTCGACGCGCCCGCCTCGTGGCACGACCTGCCGCGTCGCGTCCTGGTGCGGGGCTGGGTTTTCGCTCCCGGCGCCGCCCCGTTGCAGGCCGTGCGCGCCCGTGTCGGCGGCACCTTGATCAGCGGAAACGTCGGCTTTCATCGCCCGGATGTGAAGGCGGCGTATCCAGATGCCCCCGACGACTACACCGGCTTCCAGATCGCGATCGAAACGCCTCGCGGCCGCTTCCCGCTGGAGCTCGAAGCGCTCACCGCCGGCGGCGAATGGTGGTCCTTTCTGGAGCTGGAGGCGCATGGGAAGCCCAGGCGTCGCCCTTACATCTTCGGCGCCGATTCCCCCGAGGAACTACTGGCCGGACAACTTGCCCTGCAACCACGCCACCCGCCGCGTCCGTTGCAGCCGGAGCACTTTCCCGCCGTCCATCTCGCGCCGGGCACGAGCCTGCCCGTCGTCGATATCGTCACCCCCAACCTCAATCAAGGTCGTTGGCTCCCGGCCGCCGTAGCCAGCACCGCCGGACTCGACGGCGTGCGCCACACCGTGCGTGACGGTGGCTCCACCGATGGTTCGGTCGAGTGGCTGCGGGAGTCTGCTTCATCGCTCCATTCGTGGGTCAGCGAAAAGGACGATGGCCAGGCCGACGCGATCGCCCGGGGCCTCGCCGCTACCGCCGGGGAGCCCGAGGACCTCATGGCCTGGATCAATGCCGACGATCATTACCTGCCCGGCGCGATCGAGTTCGTGCGCCGCTATTTTGCGGCTCACCCCCGGGTCGATGTCATTTATGGCAACCGCGTGATGGTGGACGAAGACGGTGCGGAAGTTGGCCGTTGGCACCTGCCCCCGCATAACGACGATGTGCTGAAGCTCTACGATTTTGTCCCGCAGGAGACCCTCTTCTGGCGGCGTCGTATATGGGATCAGGTCGGCGGCATCGACCCGACCTTCCAGTTCGCGCTCGATTGGGACCTGCTGCTTCGCTTTCAAGCCGCCGGCGCTCGCATCGAGCACCTCCCCCGATTCCTCGGCGCCTTTCGCCTGCATGCCGCGCAGAAATCTTCCGCCGCCATCGGCAGCACCGGCCAGGCCGAGCTGGATGCTCTGCGTCGCCGCACCTTCGGACGGGATCTCGCTCCGTCGGAGTTAATCGAATCCTCGTTCATCAACCGCTACCTCCGCCGAAGCGCGCGCCGCGAACTCGCCGCCCGTTTCGGTCTGCGCCCGTCCCTTTAACGCCTTATGCCTTCTCCCCGCTTTCTTGTTGTTGGTGCCGGTTTCTCCGGAGCCGTCATTGCTCGCGAATTGGCCACCCACACCGGTGCACAGGTCGACGTCATCGACAGCCGTCCGCACATCGCCGGCAACTGCCACACCGAGCGCGACGCCTCCACCGGCGTGATGGTGCACATCTACGGTCCCCACATTTTTAATACGCAACGGCAGGACGTTTGGGACTACGTGAATCGCTTCGCCACCTTCGGCCCCTACGTGAACCGGGTGAAGGCGCACACCCCGCGCGGCGTGTATTCGCTCCCCATCAACCTGCTCACCATCAATCAGTTTTTCGGCCGCGATTTCAGCCCCGCCGAAGCCCGGGCCCACCTCGCCTCCCTCGGCGACCACTCCATCACCGAACCGCAAAATTTCGAGGAGCAGGCCCTGAAGTTTCTCGGCCGGGAGCTCTACGAAAACTTCTTTCACGGCTACACCGTAAAACAGTGGGGCTGCGACCCCAAGGACCTGCCTGCCTCCATCCTCAAGCGACTGCCGGTCCGCTTTAACTACGACGACAGCTACTTCAACTGCCTCCACCAGGGCATTCCGCTCGACGGCTACACCGCGCTCATCGAGGGCATCTTCGACGTATCCGGCGTCAATGTTCGCCTGAGCACGACCTTTGAGCCCGGCATGGCGCGCGACTACGACCACGTCTTCTACACCGGCCCGCTCGATGCCTACTTCGGCCACCAACATGGTCGCCTCGGTTACCGCACCGTCACCTTCGACCGCTTTGAAGCCGAGGGCGACATTCAGGGCAACGCCGTCATCAACTACACCGACGCCGCCGTGCCCTTTTCGCGTATCCACGAGCACAAACACTTCACGCCCTGGGAAACGCACGAACGCTCCGTCGCCTTTCGCG
This portion of the Actomonas aquatica genome encodes:
- a CDS encoding class I SAM-dependent methyltransferase, translating into MSEKEFDKFATNYDAVLAGAMPPGMAENVYFAEYKIKLINQQLKERAPERILDFGCGPGRSIEFLASYFPRAEIWGFDVSEDSVKQARANNPNAKFVLDMDEIQNQEFDLIFAANVFHHIPKSEQSDALKACARVLKESGVMYIFEHNPYNPVTKRIFERCPFDVNAVMLPRSETVSIARGAGLELDKSGYTLFFPAQLSFLRFVEPWLSAIPMGAQYYVRLRRSR
- a CDS encoding glycosyltransferase family 2 protein produces the protein MDDAPVLSIVVPVYRSESILPKLVAVVATEMKALGLEGQFELILVNDASPDNSWDVILELATANPWVKGVGLRRNFGQHNATMAGLNLSSGCYVVIMDDDLQHPPSAIAELLSALKEGYDVCYTNYRNRKHALWKKVGSRFNDWVATRLLSKPTGLYLSSFKAMRREVVNEIVRYDGPYPYIDGLILDVTRSIATIDIEHQERESGAGNYNLINSVSLWLKMATSFSVFPLRVVSFLGITLSFLSMLMLVAVVVGKLMYPDIQAGWASVVTTILFIGGIQTLCLGMIGEYMGRTYLKLNKKPQFSVGRLVNVANKSNE
- a CDS encoding NAD-dependent epimerase/dehydratase family protein, with translation MVVGSGLLAGVFLRRFEATENVCVYAAGVSNSSCVDAGEFAREKDRLSTTLKELQPECMLVYFSTCSIYDPDRAQTLYVKHKLAMERLVSESNNFLIVRLPQAVGRSANPHTLLNSLYNKIRAGAQVKVWTGAKRNLLDIDDIERICAAIIDQGTGQNRVLNVANPRNYRVGEIIESFERVLGVKASTVEEKKGGAYEVDIAGIAEILRTLSLGFNDAYLDNLVRKYYG
- a CDS encoding glycosyltransferase family 2 protein; the protein is MPAACSTPALLHHLDAPASWHDLPRRVLVRGWVFAPGAAPLQAVRARVGGTLISGNVGFHRPDVKAAYPDAPDDYTGFQIAIETPRGRFPLELEALTAGGEWWSFLELEAHGKPRRRPYIFGADSPEELLAGQLALQPRHPPRPLQPEHFPAVHLAPGTSLPVVDIVTPNLNQGRWLPAAVASTAGLDGVRHTVRDGGSTDGSVEWLRESASSLHSWVSEKDDGQADAIARGLAATAGEPEDLMAWINADDHYLPGAIEFVRRYFAAHPRVDVIYGNRVMVDEDGAEVGRWHLPPHNDDVLKLYDFVPQETLFWRRRIWDQVGGIDPTFQFALDWDLLLRFQAAGARIEHLPRFLGAFRLHAAQKSSAAIGSTGQAELDALRRRTFGRDLAPSELIESSFINRYLRRSARRELAARFGLRPSL
- a CDS encoding UDP-galactopyranose/dTDP-fucopyranose mutase family protein, yielding MPSPRFLVVGAGFSGAVIARELATHTGAQVDVIDSRPHIAGNCHTERDASTGVMVHIYGPHIFNTQRQDVWDYVNRFATFGPYVNRVKAHTPRGVYSLPINLLTINQFFGRDFSPAEARAHLASLGDHSITEPQNFEEQALKFLGRELYENFFHGYTVKQWGCDPKDLPASILKRLPVRFNYDDSYFNCLHQGIPLDGYTALIEGIFDVSGVNVRLSTTFEPGMARDYDHVFYTGPLDAYFGHQHGRLGYRTVTFDRFEAEGDIQGNAVINYTDAAVPFSRIHEHKHFTPWETHERSVAFREYSKETEAADIPYYPKRLVADLDLLRTYADLAAQQTGVSFAGRLGTYRYLNMDQVVGESLDFAARCVTALAQRQPLPLFSAPPLPPA
- a CDS encoding class I SAM-dependent methyltransferase, with translation MRCTACGHRYSLLKGEPESYSAEYFLEAHRNWFNNPNTPLFQKVTDGLRELPAGARVLDVGCGKGDFLKYLHGQRPDLELCGLDLSPNQDVPGITFVQSLVEEYEPTEPYDALVTMAVIEHIDDIQGFAQKLSDLVKPNGLVVVMTLDDTSLLYKLGRLFRKFGINIIYNRIYQAHHLNHFNRVSLQTLLERADMELVEYHGHNVPLAAIDIPATGLLQKVLRAGVWGVFNLSELTGNTYLQTLFMRSKR
- a CDS encoding nucleotide sugar dehydrogenase, with protein sequence MTENVSIIGLGKLGASMVAGMASRGLNVIGVDINRNAVDAVNAGRAPVQETGLDEMIGQHRERIRATLDTTEAVLQSDISFVIVPTPSDERGAFTLQYASYAFKALGQALKKKDGYHVIVLTSTVLPGATRHGLLPILEKESGKVCGRDFGLCYNPEFIALGSVIRDFLNPDFYLLGQFDERSGDLLESVHNKVSENAAPVKRMTIENAELAKIAVNSYVTMKISFANMLSEFCENIPGGDVDVVSDALGMDKRIGRKYLTGGFGFGGPCFPRDNVALNFMGNSLDVDSRLLAENDDYNRNLAKRYVARLQRDLPKGANVAVLGLAYKAHSHVIEESPGILLCKALSEAGYRVIGHDNLAAPYAETALKMSSLVTDSLEEALKDAQVVLITTNDPDYLALTADQVARDQDSVTIVDFWRTLGHLAEDSRVRYLPMGRCLDDAGAAEKLEPLWTS